CAAAGCTCAGATCCACTACGCCGTCAGCGATGCGACCGATGCGGAGGCTGTTGCCGAGGCTCTGCATCGCGAGCTTGAGGCTCTGGCTGAAGCCAACGCAGAAAAACGCGACACCACGCTGCTGATACTGCCCCATGCCCTGCAGGATTTTCTGGACTTCAATGACTTTCTTGAAATCGCGGATGCCATGATCGAGGAGCTGGATCTGGGCGGTATTTTGCAGGTCGCCTCGTTTCATCCTCAATTTCAGTTTGAGGGCACGGATGTGGACGACGTTACCAACTGCACCAATCGTGCTCCCTATCCCATATTGCACTTGCTGCGCGAAGACAGCATCGACAAGGCTGTGGAGGTGTTTCCGGAAGCCGAAACGATATACGAGCGCAATATGGAAACGCTGGAAAAGATCGGCATCGAAGGTTGGCTGGACCTGGATGTCGGGGCCCGCTGCCCCGTGACCGGCCATGGTCAGACGAAGGCAGAGAAGTGATGGGCAAGACCGATAAGAAGCAGAGCCTGCAAAAGCCCGCCAAAGCAGGGGCACCTGATATCGCCGAGCAACTGGGGCTCAAGCCCGGCCAGAGCCTTGAGCTGCTCAAGGCCCTGCATATTCTGACGCGCGAGGGAAAGCTCAACCAGGATTCGCGCCGCAAACTCAAGCAGGTCTATCACCTCTATCAGTTCATCGAGCCTTTGCTGACAGAGCTGTCCAAGGATGGGCATACCGTGACATTGGCTGACCATGGTGCGGGCAAGTCCTATCTGGGGTTCATTCTTTACGACCTGTATTTCAAGGCCTTGGCTCAGGGCCGGATTTTCGGTATCGAGACGCGTGCACCGCTGGTAGAGGCGTCTCAGAAGCTGGCGGCTGAACTTGGCTTCGAGCGCATGGAGTTTCTCAATATGTCGGTGGCCGAGTCCACGCGAGCAGACTTCATGCCTTCGCAGTTCGATGTGGTCACGGCCTTGCACGCCTGCGACACGGCGACCGATGATGCGATAGCCTTCGGGCTGGAAAAGCAGGCCAGGGCCATGGTGCTGGTGCCTTGCTGCCAGGCCGAGGTGGCGGCATGCCTGCGCCAGACCAAGGCCATGAGCCTGGCGCGCACTCCGCTGGCCGAGTTGTGGCGTCACCCGATCCACACGCGCGAGATGGGAAGTCAGATTACCAATGTGCTGCGCTGTCTGTACCTGGAGGCTTGCGGCTACCAGGTCACGGTCACCGAGCTGGTGGGCTGGGAACACAGCATGAAAAACGAATTGATCGTGGCCCGGTACACGGGGCAGAAAAAGCGCAGTGCGGCGCAACGCCTGCGTCAGCTGCTCGCCGAGTTTGGACTGGAAGGCCTGGCTGGCGTGCGCTATCCCCATTTGCCGGAAACCAGCGCGGTCTGAGCAGGCTTGAAGCATGAGCGCTGCCGGGCCCTGCTTGTGTGCTCAGTGACCTTCCATCAGGCGCTTCATCAGCTCCTGCGTTGACGCATCCACTCCTGCCCAGTCATTGTGGTTCTGGCGGGAATGCAGCTGCTTTGCCAGCTTCTTGCCCAGTTCCACACCCCACTGGTCGAAGCTGTTGATGTCCCAGATGGCGCCAGAGACAAAAATGCGATGTTCATACAGCGCAATCAAGGCGCCCAAAGAGGCTGGATCCAGTCTTTCAAGCATCAAGAAACTGCTTGGGCGATTGCCGGGGCAGTCTTTCTCCAGACCTTCTCCACAGCGCCCCACCATCAGCGCCTGGGCCTGGGCAATCGCGTTGACCACCAGGCTTTGATGGTGCTCGCCCAGGTATTTGCCTCCGTCGCGCAGGGCGATGAATTCGACCGGTATGACATCGCGTCCCTGATGCAGCATCTGGAAAAAAGCATGCTGCCCATTGGTGCCGGGCTCGCCCCAGATCACCGGTGCCGTGGGAGCTGAGAGCCGAGTGCCATTCTTGTTGGTGCTTTTGCCATTGCTCTCCATCTCCAGCTGCTGCAGATAGGCCGTCAGGCGGCGCAGGCCATGGCTGTATGGGGCGATGCAGCGGCTGGAGAAGTGGCAGAAATTGCGATACCAGACGTCCAGCAGGCCCAGGCGCACAGGGAGATTGTTCTCCATGGGCGCCGTGAAAAAGTGGGCGTCCATCGCATGAGCGCCGTTCAGCAGAGCCCTGAACTGTTCTGAACCTATGGCGATGGCGATAGGCAAGCCGATGGCGGACCACAGCGAAAAGCGTCCACCCACCCAGTCCCAGAAGCCAAGCGTGCGCTGTATGCCGAACTCTGCAGCCGCCTGTGTATTGGTGGTGAGGGCCACGAAGTGGCGGTCGATCGAGCATGGGGCCTGCGGATCTGCGCTGCCCCCATGATCGAGAAACCACTGCCTGGCCGAGCGAGCATTCAGCATGGTCTCGGCCGTGGTGAAGGATTTGGAGGCAATCAGAAACAGCGTGCTTTCCGGTTTGACCCGGCGCAGCACATGTCCCAACTCGTGACCGTCCACGTTGGATACAAAGTGAAAGTTCTTGTCCTGGTCTATCCAGTCCTCAAGGGCATTGACCACGACTTCCGGACCCAGGTGCGAGCCGCCGATGCCGATATTGACGATATCGGTGATCTGCTTGCTGCTCCTGATCTGATCGGCCAGGGCGAGCATGCTATCCAGTGTGTCGTGAACTTCACGCAGCGCCGAATGCATGTCCTGGGGCCAGGACCGAAGCACGGAGGACTGGGCGAGCTGCCCGCCGTCTGCAGGAGTGCGCAGCAGCCAGTGCATCGCGCTGCGATGCTCGCTGGTATTGATGGCTGCGCCGGCCAGCATGGCATCGCGTTTGCGAGCGAGCTGGCTCTCGGCCGCAAGCTGTCTCAGTAAGGCCTCGGTCTCGCTAGTCCAGAGGTTCTTCGACAGATCGGCGAAGACATGCGGTGCCTGCATGCTCAGGGCATCAAGACGTTGTGGGTCTTGTGCAAAAGCCTGGCGCAAATCCAGATGCTGGATCTGCGACCGGTAATGGGTTTGCAAAGCCTGCCAGGCAGGCAGCTCGTGACAAAGAGGCGTCAAAGGAAATTTCCGTCAATCTGCAGCCGCTTGCTGCATCAATGCTTCCAGCTTCAGGGTGTCTGCGGTGAAAGCGCGAATGCCCTCGGCCAGCTTTTCGGTGGCCATGGCATCTTCGTTCAGCGCAAAGCGAAACGAGGCCTGGTCATACAGAACGCGTTCCTGCGGCTGGGCTCTGGCCTTGTTCGGGTCCAGGGCGCGGGCCAAAGGCATGACGTCGTCCTGCTGTGTGCGGAGCTGAGCCAGCAGCTCAGGTGCAATGGTAAGCAGATCGCAGCCCGCCAGAGCCAGAATCTGGCCGGTATTACGAAAGCTTGCACCCATGACCTCGGTGGAAACATCGAAGTGCTTGTAATAGTCGTAGATTTTCTGTACGGAGCGCACGCCTGGATCATTGGCGCCGGCCATGGCGGCCTCATCCCATTGCGTGCCGGCTTGTTTCTTGTACCAGTCGTAGATGCGGCCCACAAAGGGCGAGATCAGCTGGACCTTGGCCTGGCCGCAGGCAACCGCCTGGCAGAAGGAGAACAGCAGCGTCAGATTGGTGTGAATGCCGCGCTGCTCGAGAATGCGAGCCGCTTCAATTCCTTCCCAGGTGGCGGCGATCTTGATGAGCACGCGCTCGGTGTGGATGCCGGCGGCCTGATACAGCTCGATCAGTCGCTCGGCGCGCGTGACCGTGGCCACGGTGTCGAAAGACAGGCGGGCATCAACCTCGGTGGAGACACGACCAGGTATGGTGCTCAGAATCTCGCAGCCGAAGCGCACCAGCGTCCGGTCCATGATTTCGTCCAGCCCTCTGTCTTTGAATTGCGCCACGGTGGCGCGCATCAGCGGCGCATATTCGGTCTTTTGAACCGCTTTGAGAATCAGGGATGGATTGGTGGTGGCATCTTGCGGTTGAAACTGCGCCAATTGATGAAAATCACCGGTGTCCGCGACCACGGTCGTGAATTGCTTGAGCGCCTCCAACTGATTCATGTCCATCCTTTGCTGTGTTTCAAACTAACCAGCAAGTGTAGAGCGTGAATTCCTGATTGAGAATGAGCTTGCAGATACTCTGTTTGATGATGTATCAAGGCAAACCCTGCTGAATATGCGCGCTCGCCTATTTATTTGCGGAAATATTCAAGTTTTGCGGCCATTTTGCGAGGCATGAGGCGCTTCGGTCTTATGCTCGCTTTTTTCTGCACTCATTCATTGCCTCCACCTCATCCGCGCCAATATGCTTGATCGGATTACTGCCTCCCTTCCGTCCCTGGCGCCTGCAGAGCAGCGTGTTGCACGCCTGGTACTGGCCGATCCACGGGCCTTCGCGCATCTGCCGGTGCGAGAGCTGGCAGTGCGGGCACATGTCAGCAAACCCACGGTGGTGCGCTTTTGCCGCAGCATGGGCTATGACGGCCTGGCGGACTTCAAGCTCAAGCTCGCGGGCAGCGTCAGCGAAGGCGTGCCCTTCATCCATCGCAGTGTGGACAGCGATGACAAGACCAGCGATGTCATGGTCAAGGTGGTGGACAACGCGGTTGCCGCTTTTCTGCAGTACCGCAATGCAGCCAGCACGGCGGCCATAGAGCAGGCTGCGCAGGCGATTGCAGCGACCTGGCAGACGGGCAAGCGCATCGAGTTTTACGGCGCCGGGAACTCGGGCATCGTGGCGCTGGATGCCCAGCACAAGTTTTTCCGCCTCGGTGTGACCAGTCTGGCCACCAGCGATGGCCATATGCAGGTCATGAGCGCCACCTTGCTGGGGCCGGGCGATTGCGTGGTCATCATCTCGAACTCCGGGCGCACGCGAGATCTGATGGATGCGGCGGATATCGCCCGCAAGAACGGGGCCACCACGATAGCCATCACGGCCAGCGGCTCCCCTTTGGCCTCGGCTTGCCAGGTGCACCTGGCGGCCGATCATCCCGAAGGGTACGACCGCTACAGCCCCATGGTCTCGCGGCTGCTGCACCTGCTCATCATTGATGTGCTGGCGACCTGTGTGGCTTTGCGCATCGGGCCGGCACTTCAGCCGGCGCTGGAGCAGATGAAGAACAATCTGCGCGCCAAGCGCTATACCTGAGGGTCTGCAAAGGCGCGGCCTGTGCGCGTCGAAATGCCAGGCAAGAGGGCTCTCTTATTGAGAGCTTCTGTCGCTTCTCCATAAATGTTTTCAAGCATAAAACACATTGAAATCATTATGGGGAAGGTGCTTTCAGCTATCAGAATTAAGAAAGCATCCAGATCCCGCTAGCTTGCAGGGGGCGCGCCAGACGAGGGTGATGCATCTGCGGCTTGGGGACTTGGCTTGCCCGTGCAACAGCTCGTATCGAGCCGCTTACACCGAGGCGACGCCCACGGTCATGCCGCCGCAGACATAGAGCACCTGCCCGGTCACAAAGCCACTGCGCTCGTCGAGCATGTAGGACACGGCATGGGCCACATCCTCGGGAGTGCCCACCCGCTTGACGGGTACGGAAGCGATGATCTTCTGCGTGCGCGGAGCGTCGGGCGGATTGGCCTTGTCGAACAGCTCGGTGCGTATCGGGCCGGGGCCGATGGCGTTGGCCGTGATGCCCCATTGGCCCAGCTCCAGCGCCCAGACGCGGGTCATGCCGATCAGACCGGCCTTGGTGGCCGCATAGGCTGTGCGCAAGTCCTTGCCCAGCGCGGCACGCGAGGACATATTGACGATGCGCCCGAACCCCGCTTGCTTCATGCCGGGCAGCAGGGCCTGCATGCACTGGAAGGCGCAGCGCAGGTTCAGCGAGACGGCCAGGTCGAACTCGGCCAGGGTCTGCGAGGCGGCGTCGTTGGGGACGACCACGCCCACGTTGTTGATCAGGCGCGTGATGGGGCCTGTTTCCAGAGCCTGACGCAGGGCGCGGGCCGTGTCCTCGACATCGCTGAGGTCGGCCTGTATGCCGCCGGGAACGTGATCGACCACACGGTCGATGATGATGGGCTCGTAGCCGTCGGCGCGGCAGCGCTCGGCAGCGGCGGCGCCGATGCCGGCTCCGCCACCGGTGATCAACACGCGAGGGCGGTCAGTAAGGGAGGCGCTCTGGGAAGACATGGCAATAACTTTCAGACGGAAAACGGGGCGGTTGCGATAGGCGTGGGTCCGGGGCAGTCAGGGCAACAGCAACCACCGGCATGCGCCGGCAGTGCCGGTTCTGGAGCCGGGGGCGGCCGGGACAGGCCGGCACCTGAGGGGGTCAGACGCTGGCGCCGGAGTCCTTGACGACCTTGCCCCACTTCTTGGCTTCGGCGTCGATGAACTTGGCAAAGCCTTCCTGGGTGTCGATCACGACTTCGCCGCCCTGGTCGTTGATCTTCTTGATCACGGCGGGATCTTTGAGCACCTTGGCAATGGCGGCATGCAGCTTTTGCTGGATGTCGGCCGGTGTCTTGACAGGCACGAAGAGACCGAACCAGGAAGTGGCTTCATAGCCGGGCACGCCGGCTTCGGCCACCGTGGGCACATCGGGCAGCTCGGGCGAGCGCTTGGCCGTGGTCACGGCGATGGGGCGCAGCTTGCCCGAGCGCACATGCTGGATGGCCGAGGGCATGTTGTCGAACATGATGGCGATCTGGTTGCCCAGCAGATCGGTGATGGCCGGCGCGCTGCCCTTGTAGGGCACATGCACCATGTCCAGATGGGTCATGGACTTGAACAGCTCGCCCGACAGGTGAATGGAGCTGCCCGAGCCCGAGGAGCCGAAATTCAGCTTGCCGGGATTGGCCTTGGCGTAGGCCATCATTTCCTTGACGGTCTTGAAGGGCTGGCTGGGGTGGGCCACCAGCAGATTGGGCACATTGGCGACGCGGGTCAGCGGAGCAAAGTCCTTGACCGGATCGAAAGGCATCTTCTTGTACAGGGCTTCGTTGATGGCGTGCGTGCCCACCGTTCCCATGAACAGGGTGTAGCCGTCACCGGCCGCCCGTGCGGCCGCCTGGCCGCCGATATTGCCGCCCGCGCCGGGACGGTTGTCGATGATGATGCTCTGGCCCAGTTCGGTGCTCAGAGCCTGACCCACCACGCGCGCCAGGATGTCGGTCGTGCCGCCGGCCGAGAAGGGCACGATCATGGTGATGGGCTTGCTGGGATAGGGCGTCTGGGCCATGGAGGGAGCAGCGCCCAGAGCGAACAGGGCGCTTGCTGCCAGGGTCTGCAGGCTGCGGCGGCGAGACAGGGAAAGGGAATTGGACATTGAGGTCTCCGGAAAAAGGCAAGACACCGCCGGCCAAAGGCCGGGGCGCGGGCTGCCGCGGTGGCACACCTCCGAGAGAAGGTGCACGCCAGCGGTCGTTGTTTGGGTGTAAGAGGCAGGGGGCGGCAGCAGGCTGGGCTTGGCCGGTCCCTGCCGCAGTCGGATCAGACGCGTTCGAGCACCACGGCAATGCCCTGGCCCACGCCGATGCACATGGTGCACAGCGCATAGCGGCCACCCAGGGCATGCAGCTGGTTCACGGCCGTGGTGGCAAGACGAGCGCCCGACGCACCCAGGGGATGGCCCAGGGCGATGGCACCGCCCCACTGGTTGACGCGGCGGTCGTCGTCGGCAATGCCCAGATCGCGCAGCACGGCCAGGCCTTGTGCGGCAAAGGCTTCGTTGAGCTCGATGACATCCATCTGCTCAAGAGTCAGCCCGGTCTGGGCCAGCACCTTGCGCACGGCGGGAGCCGGACCAAAGCCCATGATGCGCGGCGCGACGCCGGCCACGGCCATGCCGACCACACGGGCACGCGGCACCAGGCCGTACTGCTTGGCGGCTTCCTCGTTGGCCAGCAGCAGGGCGCAGGCACCGTCGTTGACGCCGCTGGCGTTGCCGGCCGTGACCGTGCCGTCAGGGCGTACCACGCCCTTGAGTCTGGCCAGGGCCTCGATGGTGGTGGCGCGGGGGTGCTCATCCTGGCTGACGACGATGGGGTCGCCCTTTTTCTGGGCGATGGAGACGGGCACGATCTCGCGTGCCAGATGGCCGGCGGCAATCGCGGCCGCGGCCTTTTCCTGGCTGGCCAGGGCCATGCGGTCCTGGGCTTCGCGTTCGATCCCGAAGTCGTCGGCCACGTTTTCGGCGGTCTCGGGCATGGAGTCCACGCCGTACTGGGCTTTCATCAGCTTGTTGACAAAGCGCCAGCCGATGGTGGTGTCGTAGACGGCATTGCTGCGGCTGAAGGCGGACTCGGCCTTGGGCATGACGAAGGGCGCGCGGCTCATGCTCTCCACGCCGCCGGCGATCATCAGGCGTGCTTCACTGGACTTGATGGCACGCGCGGCCGTGCCGACAGCGTCCAGGCCCGAGCCGCACAGGCGGTTGATGGTGGCGCCCGGTACATCGATCGGCAGGCCGGCCAGCAGCGACGACATGCGCGCCACGTTGCGGTTGTCCTCGCCGGCTTGGTTGGCGCAGCCGTAGAGCACATCGGCCACGGCGGTCCAGTCCACGTCGGGGTTGCGCTGCATCAGCGCCTTGATGGGCAGGGCGCCCAGATCATCGGTGCGCACGCTGGACAGCGCGCCGCCGTAGCGACCGAAGGGGGTGCGGATGGCGTCGCAGATAAAGGCTTGGTTCTGGTTGCTCATGACATGTCTCCGTTATAAAAATTGAGCTTGGGGTCTAGGCCGGGTTGGCCTAAGGGCCGTTCAGGCCGCGATGGGCAGGCCCACGATGCGTTCGAGCTCGGCGTGCTCCAGGCCTTCGACCTTGTCGATCAGGCGCAGCCCCTCGGGGCAGCAGGCCAGGGTGCACAGATCGGTGTAGATGCGTTTGACGCAGCCCAGGCCGGTCAGCGGGTAGCTGCACTGGGCCACGACCTTGCTCTCGCCCTTTTTGGTGAGCAGATCCATCATCACCCAGGTCTGCTTGGCACCAATGGCCAGGTCCATGGCTCCGCCCACGGCGGGAATGGCGCCGGGCTCGCCTGTGCTCCAGTTGGCCAGATCGCCCGTGGCCGAAACCTGGAAGGCTCCGAGCACGCAGATGTCCAGGTGGCCGCCGCGCATCATGGCGAAGCTGTCGGCGTGGTGGAAATAGCTGCCGCCGGGCAGCAGGGTCACGGGCTGCTTGCCGGCATTGGTCAGGTCGTAGTCTTCGGAGCCGGCCGCTGGTGCCGGGCCCATGCCCAGAATGCCGTTTTCGCTTTGCAGCACGATTTCGCGTCCTGCGGGAATGTGGTTGGCCACCAGGGTAGGCTGACCTATGCCCAGATTCACATAGGCACCGTCATGAATGTCCTGGGCCACGCGCAGGGCCAGTTCGTCCTTGCTTCGTTTTTGATAGCTCACGCTTGTATCTCCTTGCTGGACCTTGGCTCAGGCCGCCTTCTTGAAGCCGCCGGCCTGGGTGGCCACGCGCTCGATCTTCACCACCTGGCTCACATAGATGCCTGGGGTGACCACGGATTCGGGATCAAGCTGGCCGAGTTCCACGATCTCATGCACGGTGGCCACGGTGAACCTGGCGGCCGAAGCCATCACGGGGCCGAAGTTGCGCGCCGACATGCGGTAGGTCAGGTTGCCCCAGCGGTCGCCTTTTTCGGCCTTGATCAGGGCCACATCGCCATGGATGGGGTGCTCCAGCACATAGTGCTTGCCGTTGATCTCGCGCGTTTCCTTGCCTTTTGCGAGTTCGGTGCCGTAGGCCGTGGGGCAGAAGAAAGCGCCTATGCCTGCAGCGGCTGCGCGCATGCGTTCGGCCAGATTGCCCTGGGCCACCAGTTCGAGCTCGATCTTGCCGCTGCGGTACAGCTCGTCGAAGACCCAGCTGTCCACCTGGCGCGGGAAGCTGCAGATGATCTTGCGCACCTGGCCGGTCTTGAGCAGGGCGGCCAGGCCGGTGTCGCCATTGCCGGCATTGTTGTTGACCACGGTGAGCTCGCGTGCACCCTGGGCGATCAGGCCGTCGATCAGCTCGCCGGGAATGCCCGAGGTGCCGAAGCCGCCAATGAGCACGGTGGAGCCGTCTTGAATGCCGGACAGGGCCTGAGCGACCGAGTCGGCGATCTTGTTGATCATGGGGGTCTCCAATTTTCTATACAAAGACTTGCGCCATTGGCGCTAAAATGTTCGTATATAGAACATTTGTTCGCTAAAAGAATTGTAGAAAAGGATGATGAAAATGGAGACTGTAAAAACCACATCAGGGAAAACCCCTGTCGAGGGCGAGGCGGCCCCGCTCAAGCCCGGTGACAGCTATGTGCAGTCCTTTGCGCGGGGGCTGGAAGTCATACGTTCGTTCAGCGCCAGGGCGCCGGAACAGACGCTCAGCGAGGTGGCTGCCGCCACGGGTCTGACGCGTGCCGGTGCAAGGCGCATCCTGCTGACGCTGCAGACGCTGGGCTATGTACGCAGCGATGGCAAGCACTACGCGCTCACGCCGCGCATCCTGGATCTGGGCTTTGCCTATCTGAGCTCCACGCCGCTGTGGAATCTGGCCGAGCCGGCCATGGAGGCGTTGGTGGACGAGGTCAAGGAGTCGTGCTCGGCTGCCGTTCTTGAAGGTCTGGATGTGGTCTATGTGCTGCGCGTGCACACGCACAAGATCATGAGCACCAATCTGGGCGTGGGCTCGCGACTGCCTGCCTTCTGGACATCCATGGGCCGGGTGCTGCTGGCGGCGCTGCCCCCCGATGAGCTGCGGGCGCTGATGGCCCGGCGCGAGCAGCGTGCCTTCACGCGCCACACGCTGAACGGCGACGACGAGCTGTATGCCGAGATCGCCCGCGTGCGCGAGCAGGGCTGGGCCCTGCTCAACCAGGAGCTGGAGGAGGGCCTGATCTCGATTGCCGCCCCCATACGCAATGCGCGCGGCCAGACGGTGGCGGCGCTCAATATCAGTGGCCAGGCCAACCGCACCAGCGAGCAGATGATGCGCGAGCGGCTGCTGCCTCAACTGCTGGCCGCCACGCGCCACATCAGCCAGTTGCTGAGTGCTTCGGGTCGCATGCATCTGTGATGTCTGCCGCCTGAGGAGGCGTCGGCCCTGGCGCGACGCTTCATAATGGCTGAAACGCCTTCCCTGTCGCCCCTGTCCAAGTCCGCTCCATGGCCCGTCTTCCCCGTCTCACGCTGGCAAACATGCCGCACCACATCATCCAGCGTGGCAACAACAGCGGCGAGATCTTTGTGGACGCGCAGGACCGCCTGGTCATGCTGGATCTGATGCGGGAGATGGCGCGGCGCTTCGAGGTCGATGTGCATGCCTATGTGCTCATGCCCAATCACTTCCATCTGCTGCTGACGCCCAGGACGGAGCAGGGCGTGCCCCAGTTCATGCAGGCCGTGGGGCGCAGCTATGTGCGTTACTTCAACAACCGGCATGGACGTACCGGTACCTTGTGGGAGGGGCGCTACCGATGCACCGTGCTGCAGGCCGAGCAATGGCTGATGGCCACCATGGTCTCCATGGATCTGAATCCCGTGCGTGACGGGCTGGTGCAGCGCGCGGTGGACTGGCCCTGGTCCAGCTATGCGCACAACGCAGGCCTGCAAAGCGATGCGCTCATCAGCCCGCATGCGCTTTTCTGGGCCCTGGGCAACACGCCGTTTGCCAGAGATGCTGCTTATGTCAGGGCCGTGGAGGCCGGTCTGGATGCCGATACCCAGGCGCAGATCAGCCATGCCGCACTGCGTGGCTGGGCTCTGGGCGAGCCCGATTTCATTGAAAATTTGCAACAAAAAACCGAGAGGCGCGTGAAGCGGCAGAAGGCAGGCAGGCCTGCGGCACGCACAGCTTCGGTGCACGAGGACTAGGCAGCTTTTCCAACTCCTTGTTTTTATTGGGTGGCTTTGCGCTATTTTTATATGTCCCTAATTAAATGCAAATAAAAAAAGTTGGGAATTAATTGGAATCTGACCCTAATTAAAACTTATTGCATAACTTCATGTCCTGTCGTAATCTTGCGTTCCCCGCGATTGATATAAGAGGATTCCCCCATGACGACTGCTGCCGAGATCAAGTATCTCCAGGACCACGGTCTGTACTCCAAGAGCAACGAGCACGATGCCTGCGGTCTGGGCTTTGTGGCCCATATCAAGGGCCAGAAGCGCCATGACATTGTGCTGGGGGCACTGAAGATCCTCGAAAACATCGACCATCGCGGCGCGGTGGGCGCAGACCCCCTGATGGGCGACGGCGCCGGTATCCTGATCCAGATCCCCGATCAGCTCTACCGCGAAGAAATGGCCAAGCAGGGCGTGGCACTGCCTCCTGCCGGCGAATATGGCGTGGGCATGATCTTCCTGCCCAAGGAGCATGCCTCTCGTCTGGCTTGCCAGCAGGAGATGGAGCGCGCAATCAAGGCCGAAGGCCAGGTGCTGCTGGGCTGGCGCGATGTGCCGGTGAACCGCGACATGCCCATGTCGCCCACCGTGCAGGAAAAGGAGCCCATCCTGCGCCAGGTCTTCATCGGCCGTGGTGCCGACGTCATCGTGCAGGACGCGCTGGAGCGCAAGCTGTACGTGATCCGCAAGACGGCCTCGGCCGCCATCCAGAACCTGGGCCTCAAGCACAGCAAGGAATACTACGTTCCCAGCATGAGCAGCCGCACCGTGGTCTACAAGGGCCTGCTGCTGGCCGATCAGGTGGGTGTGTACTACCGTGATCTGGCTGACGAGCGCTGCGTCTCGGCCATTGGTCTGGTGCACCAGCGTTTCTCCACCAACACCTTCCCCGAGTGGCCTCTGGCTCACCCCTACCGCTACGTGGCCCACAACGGTGAAATCAACACCGTGCGCGGCAACTACAACTGGATGCTAGCGCGCGAAGGCGTGATGGCCTCTCCCGTGCTGGGCGAAGACCTGCAAAAGCTCTATCCCATCAGCTTTGCCGGCCAGTCCGACACCGCCACCTTCGACAACTGCCTGGAACTGCTGACCATGGCCGGCTATCCCATCAGCCAGGCCGTGATGATGATGATTCCCGAGCCCTGGGAGCAGCACGAAGCCATGGACGAGCGCCGCCGCGCCTTCTATGAATACCACGCTGCGATGATCGAGCCCTG
This region of Comamonas thiooxydans genomic DNA includes:
- a CDS encoding DUF1415 domain-containing protein, which encodes MTETSTIADQAFPPELVIADTVRWLEKAVIGLNLCPFAKGVHVKAQIHYAVSDATDAEAVAEALHRELEALAEANAEKRDTTLLILPHALQDFLDFNDFLEIADAMIEELDLGGILQVASFHPQFQFEGTDVDDVTNCTNRAPYPILHLLREDSIDKAVEVFPEAETIYERNMETLEKIGIEGWLDLDVGARCPVTGHGQTKAEK
- a CDS encoding SAM-dependent methyltransferase, with translation MGKTDKKQSLQKPAKAGAPDIAEQLGLKPGQSLELLKALHILTREGKLNQDSRRKLKQVYHLYQFIEPLLTELSKDGHTVTLADHGAGKSYLGFILYDLYFKALAQGRIFGIETRAPLVEASQKLAAELGFERMEFLNMSVAESTRADFMPSQFDVVTALHACDTATDDAIAFGLEKQARAMVLVPCCQAEVAACLRQTKAMSLARTPLAELWRHPIHTREMGSQITNVLRCLYLEACGYQVTVTELVGWEHSMKNELIVARYTGQKKRSAAQRLRQLLAEFGLEGLAGVRYPHLPETSAV
- the pgi gene encoding glucose-6-phosphate isomerase, giving the protein MTPLCHELPAWQALQTHYRSQIQHLDLRQAFAQDPQRLDALSMQAPHVFADLSKNLWTSETEALLRQLAAESQLARKRDAMLAGAAINTSEHRSAMHWLLRTPADGGQLAQSSVLRSWPQDMHSALREVHDTLDSMLALADQIRSSKQITDIVNIGIGGSHLGPEVVVNALEDWIDQDKNFHFVSNVDGHELGHVLRRVKPESTLFLIASKSFTTAETMLNARSARQWFLDHGGSADPQAPCSIDRHFVALTTNTQAAAEFGIQRTLGFWDWVGGRFSLWSAIGLPIAIAIGSEQFRALLNGAHAMDAHFFTAPMENNLPVRLGLLDVWYRNFCHFSSRCIAPYSHGLRRLTAYLQQLEMESNGKSTNKNGTRLSAPTAPVIWGEPGTNGQHAFFQMLHQGRDVIPVEFIALRDGGKYLGEHHQSLVVNAIAQAQALMVGRCGEGLEKDCPGNRPSSFLMLERLDPASLGALIALYEHRIFVSGAIWDINSFDQWGVELGKKLAKQLHSRQNHNDWAGVDASTQELMKRLMEGH
- the tal gene encoding transaldolase, translated to MNQLEALKQFTTVVADTGDFHQLAQFQPQDATTNPSLILKAVQKTEYAPLMRATVAQFKDRGLDEIMDRTLVRFGCEILSTIPGRVSTEVDARLSFDTVATVTRAERLIELYQAAGIHTERVLIKIAATWEGIEAARILEQRGIHTNLTLLFSFCQAVACGQAKVQLISPFVGRIYDWYKKQAGTQWDEAAMAGANDPGVRSVQKIYDYYKHFDVSTEVMGASFRNTGQILALAGCDLLTIAPELLAQLRTQQDDVMPLARALDPNKARAQPQERVLYDQASFRFALNEDAMATEKLAEGIRAFTADTLKLEALMQQAAAD
- a CDS encoding SIS domain-containing protein, translated to MLDRITASLPSLAPAEQRVARLVLADPRAFAHLPVRELAVRAHVSKPTVVRFCRSMGYDGLADFKLKLAGSVSEGVPFIHRSVDSDDKTSDVMVKVVDNAVAAFLQYRNAASTAAIEQAAQAIAATWQTGKRIEFYGAGNSGIVALDAQHKFFRLGVTSLATSDGHMQVMSATLLGPGDCVVIISNSGRTRDLMDAADIARKNGATTIAITASGSPLASACQVHLAADHPEGYDRYSPMVSRLLHLLIIDVLATCVALRIGPALQPALEQMKNNLRAKRYT
- a CDS encoding SDR family oxidoreductase codes for the protein MSSQSASLTDRPRVLITGGGAGIGAAAAERCRADGYEPIIIDRVVDHVPGGIQADLSDVEDTARALRQALETGPITRLINNVGVVVPNDAASQTLAEFDLAVSLNLRCAFQCMQALLPGMKQAGFGRIVNMSSRAALGKDLRTAYAATKAGLIGMTRVWALELGQWGITANAIGPGPIRTELFDKANPPDAPRTQKIIASVPVKRVGTPEDVAHAVSYMLDERSGFVTGQVLYVCGGMTVGVASV
- a CDS encoding tripartite tricarboxylate transporter substrate binding protein; translation: MSNSLSLSRRRSLQTLAASALFALGAAPSMAQTPYPSKPITMIVPFSAGGTTDILARVVGQALSTELGQSIIIDNRPGAGGNIGGQAAARAAGDGYTLFMGTVGTHAINEALYKKMPFDPVKDFAPLTRVANVPNLLVAHPSQPFKTVKEMMAYAKANPGKLNFGSSGSGSSIHLSGELFKSMTHLDMVHVPYKGSAPAITDLLGNQIAIMFDNMPSAIQHVRSGKLRPIAVTTAKRSPELPDVPTVAEAGVPGYEATSWFGLFVPVKTPADIQQKLHAAIAKVLKDPAVIKKINDQGGEVVIDTQEGFAKFIDAEAKKWGKVVKDSGASV
- the pcaF gene encoding 3-oxoadipyl-CoA thiolase is translated as MSNQNQAFICDAIRTPFGRYGGALSSVRTDDLGALPIKALMQRNPDVDWTAVADVLYGCANQAGEDNRNVARMSSLLAGLPIDVPGATINRLCGSGLDAVGTAARAIKSSEARLMIAGGVESMSRAPFVMPKAESAFSRSNAVYDTTIGWRFVNKLMKAQYGVDSMPETAENVADDFGIEREAQDRMALASQEKAAAAIAAGHLAREIVPVSIAQKKGDPIVVSQDEHPRATTIEALARLKGVVRPDGTVTAGNASGVNDGACALLLANEEAAKQYGLVPRARVVGMAVAGVAPRIMGFGPAPAVRKVLAQTGLTLEQMDVIELNEAFAAQGLAVLRDLGIADDDRRVNQWGGAIALGHPLGASGARLATTAVNQLHALGGRYALCTMCIGVGQGIAVVLERV